CGATGCGCAACCACTACCACCCCGACGTGACGACGGTGGTCCGCGACGAGCTCGCCCGGCTGCTCGAGGAGGCCGTCGCGGCCGGGGTCGACCGCGACCGGATCGTCGTCGACCCGGGCCACGACTTCCGCAAGAACACCCTCCACTCCCTGGAGGTCACCAGGAACCTGCCGGTCCTGGCCGAGCTCGGCCGGCCGGTGCTCGTCGCCCTGTCAAACAAGGACTTCATCGGCGAGTCGCTGGACCTGCCGCTGGAGGAACGCGTCGACGCGTCCATCGGGGCGGCGGTCGTCAGCATGACCCTGGGGGCCCGCATGGTGCGGGTCCACGAAACGCAGCGGACCGTCCGCGCGGTGCGCATGGCCGAGGTGATCCTCGGCTGGCGCGACCCGCTGCGGACGGTCCGTGGGCTGGCGTGAGGCCGGCGCCCGGAGGGACGCCGAGACCTAGAAGGAGAAGCTGCTGATCGACAGGTCGAGGGTGAGGCTGTCGGCGGGGGTGCCCGTGAAGGAGTAGACCTCGTCCACGGAGATCGTCTTGCAGTGTCCCATGGACAGGCTGGCGGTCTCGGTGGTGTCCGACGCGTCGTAGGTGGTGCCGCCGATGACCATGTCGTAGTCCGTCAGCTCGTCGAAGATGCCGTTGGTCCACGAGAGGGTCACGTTCACGGTCTTCTTGAGGCCGACCTCCACGCCCTCCAGGTCGACGAGGTAGGTGCCGCCGGACAGCGCCTCGCCGACGCCGAGCACGCCCCAGGGGGTCTCCACGTCAGCGGTCACACCCGTGGCCGTCGTGACCACGGGAAGCCCGTTGGGGTTGGCGCAGGGACCGTTCAGGACAGGATCGGCCGTGGCGGGAATGGCCACGGCAAGGACGGTGAGGACGGACAGGGCGAGGATGATGAGGCGCATGGACGGTCTGTTCGCCAAGCGGGCACCGCACTCCTCCTTCCTCAACGAAGGTTGGCGCAGCATCGGGCTGCGACCGTTCGCCGTCCGTCGGTCGTCGGGCGAGTCGGCGTAGGATCCGGCGACCATGCGGATCGACCCAGCAGCCACCGTCGCCGAGGACGCCCAGATCGGCGAGGGCACCATGGTGTGGGGCCTCGCCCAGGTCCGTGACGGGGCCCGGCTGGGCGAGGAGTGCATCATCGGCCGCGGCGCGTTCATCGACACCGGCGTGGTGCTCGGCGACCGCTGCAAGGTGCAGAACAACGCGCTGGTGTATGCACCCGCCTCGCTGGAGGACGGTGTCTTCATCGGTCCGGCGGCGATCCTGACCAACGACCTGCGGCCGCGTTCGATCGCACCCGACGGCACGCTCAAGCGTGGCGCGGACTGGGCTGCGGCCGGGGTGACGATCCGTCACGGTGCGGCCATCGGCGCCGGCGCCATCGTCGTGGCCGGCGTCACCGTGGGGCGCTGGGCGATGGTCGCGGCGGGTGCCACGGTCGCCAGCGACGTGCCGGACCACGCGTTGGTCGCGGGGGTGCCGGCACGACAGCTCGGCTGGGTCTGCGCCTGCGGCGGCCGACTGCAGCAGGACCCCGACGACGACGGCCGCTGGGTGTGCCGGGAGGACGGCGTCGGCCACCGCGCGACCCACGGCACGATGGCCGCGGAGGACTGAATGCTCCGGGCGGGTGTCATCGGGCTTGGGACAATGGGGCGCCACCACGTCCGGGTGCTGCGGGCCATGGAGGGCGTCGACTTCGTCGGGGTGGCCGACCCGTCGGGTGATCCGCACGGCGCCGCTCAGGGCGGACGGGTGTTCATCAGCGACGAGCAGCTGATCGAGGGCGGGCTGGACATGGCGGTGCTGTCCGCCCCGACCGAACACCACGAGCAGGTCGCGATGCGCCTGGCCGGGGCGGGGGTCCCCACCCTGGTGGAGAAACCGCTGGCCCACACCCTCGACGCCGCGACGAGGATCACCGAGGCGTTCGAGACCGCGGGGCTGGTCGGTGCCGTCGGCCACATCGAGCGGTTCAACCCGGCCCTGCAGGCCATGCGGACGAAGCTGGAGGAGGGGCTCCTCGGCGAGCTGTACCAGATCGCCACCCGCCGCCAGGGGCCGTTCCCCGTTCGCATCAAGGACGTCGGCGTGATCCTCGACCTGGCGACCCACGACGTCGACCTGACCGCCTGGGTCGGTGGATCGTCGGTGGCTGCCATCAGCGCGCGGACCGCCCACAAGACGGGGCGCCCCCACGAGGACCTGGTCGCGGCGACCGGCGTGCTGGCCGACGGCACCGTCACCAACCACCTCGTGAACTGGCTGTCGCCCTACAAGGAACGCGAGATCGTCGCGCTGGGTGAGGCCGGCGCGCTGATCGCCGACACGGTGACCGCTGACCTGACCTTCCACGCCAACGGCTCGGAGCTCAACCAGTGGGAGGAGCTGACGCGCTTCCGCGGGGTGTCGGAGGGCGACGTGATCCGCTACTCAATCCCCAAGCCCGAACCGTTGATGACGGAGATGCTGGCCTTCCGTGACGCCGTGCTCGGCGAGCCGGCGGCCGTGGTCACGATGCGGGAGGGCCTGGCGGCCGTGCGGGTGGCCGAGGCGATGCGACTGTCCGCCCGCGAGGGGGTCACCAGCTACCTGGAGGACGACGAGCCGACCACCGCCTGACCCGTCCGGCGGTCACGCGTCAGCGAGGACCTCCCGGGCACGGTCCAGGTGCGCGTCGGACAGGCCGTAGGCCTCGCCGAGCTGGATGCGGTCTGCCGCGCCCCCGAACCGTTCGACGATGGCCTCGCCGAGCACGTCGGGGTCGGCGACGATCGCGAAGGCGTCGACGACCTCCTCGTCGATGATCGCCGGCATCCGGCCCCACCCGTCGGAGCGCGACAGGCGGTGCAGCTCCTCGCCGAGCTCGCCCCAGCCGTGGGCCTCCAGCACCGGCCGGTACGCGGGGGTCGAGCCGTAGAAGCCGATCTGCTGCAGCACCGCCTGCCGGGCGCCCGCCCGCTGCTCGTCGGTGTAGCCGGTGATCACGAACGGCGGCAGCACGACCTCGACGTCCTCGCGGGTCCGGCCCTCCACACGGGCGACGCCCTCCTCCACCGCCGGGAGGGTCGTCTCGGTGAAGTAGGTGGCCGTCGTGAACCCGTGGCAGAGGATGCCGTCGGCGACCTCGCCGGCGACGCGCGTCATGCCCGGCCCGACGGCAGCCAGCCACACCTCCGGGGTGACCGTGTTCGGAGGCGGCGTGAACATGGGCGTCATGATCGAGTGGGTGTAGTACTCGCCGCGGAACGCCAGCTCCTCCCCGTCGTTCCAGCAGGACCAGATGGCATGCAGGGCCTGGACGAACTCACGCATGGCCGCGGCCGGACGGTCGGGCCAGTCCTGGGAGAACCGCTTGGTGATGTGCGGCTTGATCTGGGAGCCGAGGCCCAGCAGGAACGGCCGGTCACCCAACGCCTGCTGGATGTTGTGCGCCGACTGCGCGACGGTCATGGGGTTGCGCGCGAACGCGACGGTGATCGCCGTGCCCAGCTGGATCCGGTCCGTCGCCACGGCCGCCACCGCGCAGGGCAGGAACGGGTCGTACTGGACCTCCGAGGTCAACCAGGCGTCATAACCCCGGGCTTCGGCGTTGCGGACCACCTCGCCGATGTCGCGGAGCGGATGGCCGTAGGTGATGGTGTCGAGCTTCACGGGCGACACGCTAGAGGACCGTTGTGTCGGATCACGGGTTCGTCGCCGGGGTCACTCGTGCGAACGGGGTTGCCTCACGTGGACGGCGGGGCTGCCGAGGAGACTGCTGGCATGGCCCGCACGTCGCCACCTCCTGCACCGCTGCTGTCCGCCGCCCTGATCGTCCGCGACGAGGAGGCGGTCATCGAGCGCTGCCTCGCCTCGTTGCAGGAGGTCGTGGACGAGGTCGTCGTGCTGGACACCGGGTCGACCGACCGGACCGTCGCGCTGGCTCGCGCGACCGGCGCACGGGTCGTGGAGGGGACGTGGCACGACGACTTCGGCCGATCGCGCAACGAGGTGCTGGACCACTGCGTCGGCCGCTGGGCCGTGATCGTCGATGCCGACGAGGTGCTGTTCGTGCACGACGTGGCCGGCCTGCGACGGACGCTGCGCCGGTCGCGGGCGGACGCCCTCCAGGTCACCGTCGACAGCTACCGCGACGACGTCGGCACGGTGGGCATGTCCCACCAGAGCCTGCGGGTGCTGCGGCGACGCCGGGTCCGCTACGAGGGTCGGCTGCACGAGGAGGTCCGGCCCGTCCGTCCGGACGCGTCGCTGCAGGTGGAGCGCACGTCGCTGATCACGATCGGCCACTGGGGCTACATCCAGCGGATCGTGGAGGAGCGGGGCAAGACCGAGCGCAACATCCGCATCTGCGAGGCTGCGATCGCCGAGGGCGCCGGGCTGCGCGGCGTCGTCGACCTGGGCCGGACGCTGGCTGCGGCCGGCCGGCTCGAGGAGGCCCTGGTGCGGTTCGAGGAGGCGCGGGCGGCCGATGACGGGTTCACCCGCCGGACGGCCCTGGCCCACGGCGCGGCCACGCTGGTCCGCCTCGAGCGGGCGACCGAGGCGCTGACGTGGGTGGATCAGCTCGGTGCCGCGTCGCGGTTCGAGGGCGCGGTCGACGTGCTTCGTGCCGAGGTGCTGGTGGCGCTCGGCCGGACCGACGCCTTCGTGGCGGCCTACGAGCGGGCGCTGGCCGCGGCGGAGGGCAACGGCGGGGTCGTGCCGCACGACGATGGGGTGGGGCCGGCCGCCGAGCGCGTCCGGGCCGACCTCGGCTCGGCGCTGCTGGCCGCCGGGCGGACCGAGGAGGGGGTCGCCCACCTGCTGGAGGCGGCCGGTGAGGGGGCGATGCGGATCTGGCCGCAGCTGGTGGCCGGGTACCACCAGCTGGGGCAGCTCGAGCGGGTGGCCGCGCTGCTGGACCCGGAGGGTGACGTCGACCGCTGCCGGCTGGTCCTGGCCGAGCTCGCCGCCGATCCGGGACCGGGTGTGTCGGCGCTCCTGGAGGTCCTCGACGACGCGTACCCCGGCAGCGCGCTGACCGTGGCCTTCGCGCCGCTGGTGGCCGACCACCTGCACCTGGAGCAGGCCGTCAAGTGGTCCGCCCGCGCCCGCGCCGCCGGCCTGTCCGCCCACTGTCCGCTCGCGAGCCGAGCCACGAGCGAAACGTTGGGTGCCACCGACCGGCTGCTCAGCGCGGCGGTACTGGTCGAGCTGTTCGACGACGATCGCGGGCGCCACGGGGTGGAGGCCGTCGCCGCTGTCCTCGATCCGCCGTTGTTCGGCGACCTGCTCGGGCTGGTGGGCCAGCTGGCACCTGCGGCGCTGGAGCTGCTGGTGCTGTCGGCCGTGACCACGCCGGCGCGGGGCGTGGCCATGGCCAGGGCGCTCGGTGCGCATGGCGAGCGGGACGCCGCGCGCGAGGTGCTGGCCCACGGGTTGTCGCTGGGCCACGTCGACCCCGCCGTGCGACAGGACGCCGATGACCTGCTGGCCGAGCTGTCGGCCCGACCCGAGCAGGCCTAGCTGGCGGCGAAGAGGGTGGGGCCGGCCGAGGTGCGGGGCGCGGGAGCGGCGATGTCGAGCGTCAGCAGCAGCGTCGGGGCCTCCATGCCGGGGAGGGGGAGGTGTCGACCGCCGTTGGGGTCGTCGACCGGCAGCGTGCGGCCGACCGCGCGCAGGTGGTCGTCGAGGCGGGTGACCAGCACGTCGAGCTGACCGGCAACCCAGCGCGCCTCGGAGGGGTCCTGCTCACCGACCGGCAGGCCTGCCGGCACCGACCCGTGACCGGTGACGATGGACACGACGTGCCAGCCGGACCGCTGCGGCGGGTTGGTCACGGCCAGCCCCGTCGCGTCGGGGTGGTGCCTGGCCACGAGCCTGCCCAGCATCTGCAGCAGCACCTCGGCGGCATCCCCGTGGGCGTCCATGCAGCGGCCCTCTGCATCGGCCAGCGCGAGCGTCAGGTCGGTCGGCATGGCGGGGACGGCTCGCATGGGGAACTCCGGTCGGATCGGGCACACGATCGTATCCGTCGCCGGGGACACGCCGCCGGGCCGACCGTCCATCCGATGCCCGTCCGCTCGCGCGGTTCACCGCGGCGGTCAGGGTGCGAACGTGACCTTGACCATCCCCTCCTCGCGGGCGGCGAACCGGGCGTAGGCGTCGGGCGCGTCCGCGAGCGGCAGGCGGGGGTGGGTGACGACCTCCTCGACCGGGAGCTGCAGGCGGCCGTCGACGATGGCCGGCAGCACCTCCTCCAGCACCGCCCTGACCGGCGCCCGCCCGGCCCGGATCGTCAGGTTGCGGTCGTAGGCGGTCACCGGGGAGATGCCGAACGCCTCGGCGGTCTGCACGGCGATGATCGACACCACGCCGCCGGGACGGAGCATGCTGGCAGCAAGCCGCTGTGCTGCGGACGGGCCGGCCGCCTCGATCACCGCGTCCAGCCCGGTGTCGGCCAGCGCCGCGTCGTCGGGGGTGGTGGTCCTTGCCCCGAGGCGGTCGGCCGCGGCACGGCGGGACGGCACGGGGTCGACCGCCACGACCTCGGCTGCACCGAGCGCCCGGCAGGCGGCGATGGCGCACAGGCCCACCGCACCCAGGCCGATGACCCCGACTCGCGTTCCCGGCAGGACCTCGGCCCGCCGGGCGGCGTACCAGGCCGTCGGCATGTTGTCGGCCAGCAGCACCGCGGCGTCGGCGCTGATCCCCGTCGGTCGGGGGACGAGCGTGCCGTCCGCCAGCGGGACTCGCAGCAGCTCCGCCTGCCCGCCGTGCAACCCGCCGGCCGGGTTGTCGGGCGGACCCCAGCCGAACAGCTGGCCGTGCACGCACCTCGCGGTCAGCCCCTCGCGACACGGACCGCATCGACCGCAGGAGGTGGTGAAGCACGCGATGACATCGTCCCCCGGCGCGACGGTCCGGACGTCGTCGCCGACGGCCACTACCTGTCCGGTCGCCTCGTGCCCACACACGACGCCGGATCCCGCCGGTTCCGCGCCGGTCCACGGGTGCAGGTCCGACCCGCACAGACCGGCGCGGGTCACCTGGATCACCGCGTCCGTTGCCTCGAGCACCTGCGGATCGGGCACCTCCCCCACCACGACCCGTCCGGGCTCCTCGAACACCACTCCGCGCACCGTCGTTCCTCCTCCTCGTTCGTCCCACCGGTCAGCAGGAATCCGGCCGGTCGACCGCGAACAGTAGGCGCATGAGCTCTCGTCCCGTTCGTGTCCTCCTCGCTGGCGTCGCCATGCTGTCCCTCCTCGTGCTCCCGGCGCTGCCGTCCTCGGCCGCGACCGTCACCTCGGTGCACTACGTGCCGACCACGCTGCCCGACGGCACCACGGAGCACATCCGGGTCGAGGTGCGTCGCAACGACAGCTTCGACGCCGCGGGCCAGGGCGTGAAGGCGTCCATGTCGCCCTACAACACCCTGGGCGACCCCGCCGGCACCGGCACGGTCGTCGGCAACGGGTTGATCGCCGAGGGCATCGCCGAGGCGTCCATCGACGTGCTGGGCACCCGCGGGTCCACCGGCTGCTGGGACTACGGCGGATACAACGAGCAGAAGGCCGGCGTCGACGCGATCCGGTTCCTGGCCGGTGACATCCCCGACCGCGACGGCAACGTCCTGACGTGGAGCAACGGGCGGGTCGGCCTGACCGGCGTCTCCTACGACGGCACCACCGCCAACATGGTCGCTGGTGCCCCGCGTGACATGTGGACCGACGAGCGCGGCACCTCCATCGACGCCGACGGCACCACGCCGCTGAAGGCCATCGTGCCGATCGCTGCGATCAGCCACTGGTACGGCTACGCCTACTCC
This genomic window from Euzebya rosea contains:
- a CDS encoding Gfo/Idh/MocA family protein, with the translated sequence MLRAGVIGLGTMGRHHVRVLRAMEGVDFVGVADPSGDPHGAAQGGRVFISDEQLIEGGLDMAVLSAPTEHHEQVAMRLAGAGVPTLVEKPLAHTLDAATRITEAFETAGLVGAVGHIERFNPALQAMRTKLEEGLLGELYQIATRRQGPFPVRIKDVGVILDLATHDVDLTAWVGGSSVAAISARTAHKTGRPHEDLVAATGVLADGTVTNHLVNWLSPYKEREIVALGEAGALIADTVTADLTFHANGSELNQWEELTRFRGVSEGDVIRYSIPKPEPLMTEMLAFRDAVLGEPAAVVTMREGLAAVRVAEAMRLSAREGVTSYLEDDEPTTA
- a CDS encoding TIGR03617 family F420-dependent LLM class oxidoreductase, whose protein sequence is MKLDTITYGHPLRDIGEVVRNAEARGYDAWLTSEVQYDPFLPCAVAAVATDRIQLGTAITVAFARNPMTVAQSAHNIQQALGDRPFLLGLGSQIKPHITKRFSQDWPDRPAAAMREFVQALHAIWSCWNDGEELAFRGEYYTHSIMTPMFTPPPNTVTPEVWLAAVGPGMTRVAGEVADGILCHGFTTATYFTETTLPAVEEGVARVEGRTREDVEVVLPPFVITGYTDEQRAGARQAVLQQIGFYGSTPAYRPVLEAHGWGELGEELHRLSRSDGWGRMPAIIDEEVVDAFAIVADPDVLGEAIVERFGGAADRIQLGEAYGLSDAHLDRAREVLADA
- a CDS encoding glycosyltransferase, encoding MARTSPPPAPLLSAALIVRDEEAVIERCLASLQEVVDEVVVLDTGSTDRTVALARATGARVVEGTWHDDFGRSRNEVLDHCVGRWAVIVDADEVLFVHDVAGLRRTLRRSRADALQVTVDSYRDDVGTVGMSHQSLRVLRRRRVRYEGRLHEEVRPVRPDASLQVERTSLITIGHWGYIQRIVEERGKTERNIRICEAAIAEGAGLRGVVDLGRTLAAAGRLEEALVRFEEARAADDGFTRRTALAHGAATLVRLERATEALTWVDQLGAASRFEGAVDVLRAEVLVALGRTDAFVAAYERALAAAEGNGGVVPHDDGVGPAAERVRADLGSALLAAGRTEEGVAHLLEAAGEGAMRIWPQLVAGYHQLGQLERVAALLDPEGDVDRCRLVLAELAADPGPGVSALLEVLDDAYPGSALTVAFAPLVADHLHLEQAVKWSARARAAGLSAHCPLASRATSETLGATDRLLSAAVLVELFDDDRGRHGVEAVAAVLDPPLFGDLLGLVGQLAPAALELLVLSAVTTPARGVAMARALGAHGERDAAREVLAHGLSLGHVDPAVRQDADDLLAELSARPEQA
- a CDS encoding acyltransferase, which gives rise to MRIDPAATVAEDAQIGEGTMVWGLAQVRDGARLGEECIIGRGAFIDTGVVLGDRCKVQNNALVYAPASLEDGVFIGPAAILTNDLRPRSIAPDGTLKRGADWAAAGVTIRHGAAIGAGAIVVAGVTVGRWAMVAAGATVASDVPDHALVAGVPARQLGWVCACGGRLQQDPDDDGRWVCREDGVGHRATHGTMAAED
- a CDS encoding alcohol dehydrogenase catalytic domain-containing protein → MRGVVFEEPGRVVVGEVPDPQVLEATDAVIQVTRAGLCGSDLHPWTGAEPAGSGVVCGHEATGQVVAVGDDVRTVAPGDDVIACFTTSCGRCGPCREGLTARCVHGQLFGWGPPDNPAGGLHGGQAELLRVPLADGTLVPRPTGISADAAVLLADNMPTAWYAARRAEVLPGTRVGVIGLGAVGLCAIAACRALGAAEVVAVDPVPSRRAAADRLGARTTTPDDAALADTGLDAVIEAAGPSAAQRLAASMLRPGGVVSIIAVQTAEAFGISPVTAYDRNLTIRAGRAPVRAVLEEVLPAIVDGRLQLPVEEVVTHPRLPLADAPDAYARFAAREEGMVKVTFAP